A portion of the Streptomyces sp. NBC_01335 genome contains these proteins:
- a CDS encoding ATP-grasp domain-containing protein, with the protein MPDATDTARPTAVLLNPRDAVLAAAERLGLAVVLVVDPGQPRPPATGDPEIETTWTADSSELITRLRERTFPGPVSCFGFGEIGASVAAVVNGELGWPGNPPHAPAVLKNKADLRALVGDKAGAPVAYALAATRDDLLPALTEVGFPCVAKPVDGTGSSGVQYLADVAEAEAYTAALDWQRPLLVEEFLEGTEYSVEAMSSDTGHRILAVTEKRTTGAPHFVETGHTLPVRLTDTAERAIAELVGGTLDAAGHRFGTSHTEVMVTAAGPRLIESHGRPGGDRISDMLHLALGEDVFAQSMAAVFGLPVQQAPSRDRVAGIRYVTFDGPVPEGGLRTELVASLPGVEEVRITAPAGQLPGAVTKSGDRHGFVLAVADTRDELEGHLDAALRTLTAGV; encoded by the coding sequence ATGCCTGATGCGACCGACACCGCCCGCCCGACCGCCGTCCTGCTCAACCCCCGTGACGCGGTTCTCGCGGCGGCCGAGCGACTGGGCCTGGCCGTGGTCCTCGTGGTCGACCCCGGCCAGCCGAGGCCGCCGGCCACGGGCGACCCGGAGATCGAGACAACCTGGACGGCCGACAGCTCCGAACTGATCACCCGGCTCCGGGAGCGCACCTTCCCCGGCCCGGTCAGTTGCTTCGGTTTCGGCGAGATCGGCGCCTCGGTGGCTGCGGTCGTCAACGGCGAGCTCGGCTGGCCCGGCAACCCCCCGCACGCGCCGGCCGTCCTCAAGAACAAGGCTGACCTGCGCGCCCTGGTCGGGGACAAGGCGGGCGCACCGGTCGCGTACGCTTTGGCCGCCACCCGGGACGACCTGCTGCCCGCGCTCACCGAGGTCGGCTTTCCCTGTGTGGCGAAGCCGGTGGACGGCACGGGAAGTTCGGGCGTGCAGTACCTGGCCGATGTGGCCGAGGCCGAGGCCTACACCGCAGCGCTCGACTGGCAGCGCCCGCTGCTCGTCGAGGAGTTCCTGGAGGGCACCGAGTACAGCGTCGAGGCCATGAGCTCGGACACCGGTCACCGCATCCTGGCCGTCACCGAGAAGCGCACCACGGGCGCACCGCACTTCGTCGAGACCGGGCACACGCTGCCCGTACGCCTGACGGACACGGCCGAGAGAGCGATCGCCGAGCTCGTCGGCGGGACCCTGGACGCCGCCGGCCACCGCTTCGGCACCTCGCACACCGAGGTCATGGTGACCGCGGCAGGGCCGCGACTCATCGAGTCGCACGGCCGTCCCGGCGGCGACCGGATCAGCGACATGCTGCACCTGGCGCTCGGCGAGGACGTGTTCGCCCAGTCGATGGCGGCCGTGTTCGGGCTGCCCGTGCAGCAGGCGCCGTCCCGCGACAGAGTGGCGGGCATCCGCTACGTCACCTTCGACGGGCCCGTCCCCGAAGGCGGCCTCAGGACCGAGCTGGTCGCCTCGCTGCCCGGCGTCGAAGAGGTCAGGATCACCGCACCCGCCGGACAGCTCCCCGGCGCCGTCACCAAGTCGGGGGACCGGCACGGCTTCGTGCTCGCCGTCGCCGACACACGCGACGAACTGGAGGGCCATCTCGACGCCGCCCTCCGCACTTTGACCGCAGGCGTCTGA
- a CDS encoding ATP-grasp domain-containing protein has protein sequence MPYKILILVSEASKFELNNASIIPSALYREGHDVHIGDIDSLGVHENVVVCDQVRLSEEFVAGADFPALRESYASAEDFDLVWVLAGTHPETDDDSFRLLWLLNQRVPFVNGAGALFHLNTKINLGAIVPAENLPVSYVTNDFDFLNGLVESDGDRSWVVKPTSDGCGADVYVVNKKDRNRSAILGSATGNEMSRVGRYGRDVIGMAKRHTAVQEYIPNVRTNEKRVIIAGDQPVSGFLRFHPENDNRSNATLGARFEKLELTEEEDAFVRELGRRMMDLGIFYSGVDLAFPYVIEINMVNPGGLSYHRRATGEDKSSEAVNAVLDALRAAGKLK, from the coding sequence TTGCCGTACAAGATCCTGATCCTGGTGTCCGAGGCCTCGAAATTCGAGCTCAACAACGCTTCGATCATCCCGAGCGCGCTGTACCGCGAAGGCCACGACGTGCACATCGGTGACATCGACAGCCTCGGCGTTCACGAGAACGTGGTCGTGTGCGACCAGGTCAGGCTGTCCGAGGAGTTCGTCGCCGGCGCCGACTTCCCCGCGCTGCGCGAGTCCTACGCGTCCGCCGAGGACTTCGACCTCGTGTGGGTTCTCGCGGGGACCCATCCCGAGACCGACGACGACTCCTTCCGGCTCCTGTGGCTGCTGAACCAGCGCGTCCCGTTCGTCAACGGCGCCGGCGCGCTCTTCCACCTCAACACCAAGATCAACCTTGGTGCGATCGTGCCGGCCGAGAACCTGCCGGTGTCCTACGTCACCAACGACTTCGATTTCCTGAACGGCCTCGTCGAGTCGGACGGCGACCGCTCCTGGGTCGTCAAGCCCACCAGTGACGGCTGCGGCGCCGATGTGTACGTGGTCAACAAGAAGGACCGCAACCGCTCGGCGATCCTCGGTTCGGCGACCGGCAACGAGATGTCGCGCGTCGGCCGCTACGGCCGGGACGTCATCGGCATGGCCAAGCGCCACACCGCGGTCCAGGAGTACATCCCCAACGTCCGTACCAACGAGAAGCGCGTGATCATAGCGGGTGACCAGCCGGTCTCCGGCTTCCTGCGCTTCCACCCGGAGAACGACAACCGCTCGAACGCCACCCTCGGCGCCCGCTTCGAGAAGCTCGAACTCACCGAGGAAGAGGACGCGTTCGTGCGCGAGCTCGGCAGACGAATGATGGACCTCGGCATCTTCTACTCGGGCGTCGACCTGGCGTTCCCCTACGTCATCGAGATCAACATGGTGAACCCGGGCGGCCTCAGCTACCACCGCCGCGCCACCGGCGAGGACAAGTCCTCCGAGGCGGTCAACGCGGTTCTGGACGCCCTGCGCGCCGCCGGGAAGCTGAAGTGA